A stretch of DNA from Vicingus serpentipes:
TATTGAGCTTTCTCAACATGTTGATGAGTTTTTAAATTGGGACGAAATCCAAAAAAAAGAGAACCCTTTAGCGGAATTTGAAAAAATTGAGGCTGACACGATTGTTCATGTTTTTCCAAACAAAAAAGTTGCTGAGCTAGCAAAAAAAGCTAAAATAAAAAACAGAATAGGAACGTTAGGACGAATACCACACGTGTTTACCTGTAATAAAAAGGTTTATTTTTCTAGAAAAAAATCAAATTTACACGAAGCCCAATTAAACTTAAAGCTTTTAAGCCCTATTGGAATTACAAAAGCTTTTGAGAGCGACGAATTGCATAAATACTATGGGTTTCAAGTTAAAAACAAACTACCTGAAAAGCTAAAAGAGTTAATAGATCCAAATCGATTTAATTTAATTTTACACCCTAAATCTCAAGGAAGTGCAAAAGAGTGGGGATTAAAAAACTTTCAAGAACTTATTTCTATTTTACCTCAAAACCAATTTAAATTGTTTATTTCTGGAACAGAAACCGAAAAAGAGTTGATTGGAAACGATTTAGATTTAAACCACCCCAATGTAATTTCTTTATTAGGAAAACTTAATTTAGAAGAGTTTATAAGTTTTATTGGTAGCTCAGACGGGTTGATTGCGGCAAGTACTGGCCCACTTCATATCGCCTCTTCTTTAGGCATAAATGCAATTGGACTTTATAGCTCAAGAAGACCGATTCATCCAGGAAGATGGAAACCATTAGGATTAAAAGCTCAAGCAATTGTTTACAGCCCAAAATGTGAACAATGTGCCAAAGGAGAAGATTGTGATTGTATTACTAAAATATCACCACAAATAATTATGGATTTATTGCTAAAACTGAATCCAAAAAATAAGTAAGCACCTTATTTTAAAAATTACGAACTTTATGAGTTTGCAATAAGCGAAACATAAAGGTCGTTTAAGAAATTTAATGAGTAGCAATTATCAAATATTAATACAAAAACTAGATGCTTTTATTCGAAAGTATTATAAAAATCGTCTTTTAAAAGGGGGTATTTATAGTCTTGCGCTTCTGTTGGGTTTATTTGTGTTGCTAACTACTATCGAATATTTTGCCCAGTTTAACACAACAGGAAGAACGGTAATTTTCTATTCTTTTTTTGCTGCTGCAGCATACATTCTTGTTCAATACATTTTTATACCTATTTCAAAGCTATACAAATTAGGAAAGGTAATTAATCATGAACAAGCTGCCGAAATTATTGGGCGACATTTTACAGGAGTTAAAGATAAGTTAACCAATGTTTTACAGCTTCAAGAGATGTCTCAAACCCATGATAATCAACTAGTTATTGCAGGTGTTGACCAAAAATCGATAGAATTAAAACCCGTGCCATTTACCGATGCCGTTAACTTAAAGGAAAACCTAAAACATTTAAAGTTTGCTGCTATTCCATTGTTTTTAGTGTTGTTTATTTCAATTTTTTCACCAAGTGTTTTTCAGGTGGGTACAAATAGGTTAATAAACTACAATACAGAAATTAAGCCTGTTGCTCCTTTTCAAATAAATATTTCTAATGAAAAGTTAACGGTTTTAAAAAATAAGGACTTTGAGTTAAACATCGAGATTTCGGGAGATCAAATCCCCGATAAACTTTATTTGAATCAAAACAATGTAAAAACACCTTTTAGTAAGATTAGTAATACTAAGTTTTCTTTTGTTTTTAAAAATGTCCAAGAAGCACAATCGTTTACTATTTATTCATCAGGTTTCGACTCAGAAGAATATCTTTTAACTGTTTTGCCAAATCCAATTTTAACTCGTTTTAAAATCGAGTTAAATTATCCAAACTACATCTCAAAGGTTTCAGAAACAATTGAAAACAATGGAGATTTAATTATTCCTGAAGGGACAGCTGTTAAATGGTTAATAGAAACTGAAGATGCAGGTCAATTAATGTTTTTATTGGCTGATAGTAGTATAATATTAAACCCAACAAACAATCAATTTGTTTTCTCTTCTCTGGCAAAAAGAAGTTTTAAGTACTCTTTTGTTCCTGTAAATAAACAAATAAGTTTTGGTGATACGGTAAGTTATTTTGCTCAGGTAATTCCTGATCACTACCCAACAATACAAGCCAATGAAAAACAAGATTCACTTAATGAAAAAAGAATTTATTTTAAAGGAAAAATAGAAGACGATTACGGTTTTTCTCGCCTTACTTTTAATTGTCAAATTTTAACTAAAATAGACAGTCTTCCTCAAAGAAATGAAAAAACAACGACTGAAATGCCAGTAAGCAAAACGTTACTAGCTGACGATTTTTTCCATTTTTGGAACATGGAAACAATGAATATTTTACCTGGAGATGAAGTTGCTTACTATTTTGAATTGTGGGATAATGATGGTGTTAATGGTCGAAAATCTGTTAAAACTAGTGTTAAAACGTATAGATTAAAAACACTAAAGGAAAGAGATGAAAAGACAAACAAATCTAATGAGAGTATTAAAAATCAACTATCTGAAAGCATTGATGGTGCTAAAGAACTAAAAAAAGAAGTTGAGGAATTGAGAAAAAAAATGGCTGAGAAGAAAGAGTTGGGATGGGAAGAAAAACAGAAAATAAAGGAGTTGGTTGAAAAACAAAAAGAGCTTGAAAATAAATTGGCAGACCTTAAGTTAGAAAATCAAACAAACAATCAGCAACAAAACGAGTACAAAAAATACAATGAAGAAATCCTTAAAAAGCAAGAACAATTGCAAAAACTTTTCGATGATTTAATGACGGATGAGATGAAAGAATTAATGGAGCGTTTGGAAGAAATGATGGAAAAGCTAGACAAAAATTCACTTGAAAACGAATTGGAAAAAATGGATGAATCTAGTGTTGATTTAGAGAAAGAATTAGATCGTTCATTAGAGCTGTTTAAGCAAATGGAGTTTGAACAAAAGTTAGAGGAAGCTAAAAACAAAATGGAAAAGTTAACTGAGGAGCAAAATAAACTTGCCGAACAAACTGAAAATAAAGAACAGAGCAATGAAAAGTTAGAAGAGAAACAGGAAGAGCTTAAAAAAGAGTTTGAAGAGCTTAAAAACGATTTAAACGAGCTAAAAGAGAAGAACAAAGAACTTGAAAGGCCAAAAGATTTTGACGACATGAAAGAAAAGCAGGAGCAAGTGTCAGATGACATGAAAAAAAGCTCGGACCAATTAAGCAACAATAAGAATAAAAAATCTTCTGAATCTCAAAAAAGTGCTGCAGAACAAATGGAGCAAATGGCTCAACAGATGAAAGAAATGCAAAGCGCTGAAAGTGAAGGTGAAGACATGGATGCTTTGCGTCAGTTGTTAGAAAACCTTTTACACCTATCTTTTGACCAAGAAGCTTTAATGGAAAAATTTAAAGTTGTAAAACGAGAAAGTCCTGAATATGTAAAACTAGCTCAGCAGCAAAAAAAGCTAAAAGATGATGCGAAAATGATTGAAGATTCTCTTTTTTCTTTGAGCAAACGTGTTGTTCAGTTGGAATCAACAATTAACAAGGAAATAAGAACTATTAATTCTAACATTGCTAAAGCTATTGACTTTATGCAAGAGCGACAAACACCTATGGTTGTGAGTCGTCAACAATATATCATGACATCTATTAATAATTTAGCTTTATTATTTGATGAAGCGTTACAGCAAATGCAACAACAAGCACAACAAAAGCCTGGTGAAGGAAGTTGTGACAACCCAGGGGGTTCTGGAAAGCCAAAACCTGGACCAGGAAGTGTTAAGTCTATGCAAGAGCAACTAAATAAACAGCTTGATGATTTAAAAAAGGCCTTGGAAGAAGGAAAAAAACCAGGAGGTAAAAAGGGTGAGCAGGAAGGAAAAGGAATGCCTGGTGGAAAAGGAAGTTCAAGTGAGTCTTTTGCAAAAGCGGCAGCTCAACAAGCTAAAATTAGAGATCAGTTACAAAAAATGCGTAACGAAATGAATAAGGAAGGTAAAAGCGGTGTTGATCAAATGTCAAAATTAATGGAAGAG
This window harbors:
- a CDS encoding glycosyltransferase family 9 protein; the protein is MIPKRLIISRTDSIGDVILTLPMAGIIKEKYPNCKIYFLGKTYTKSIIELSQHVDEFLNWDEIQKKENPLAEFEKIEADTIVHVFPNKKVAELAKKAKIKNRIGTLGRIPHVFTCNKKVYFSRKKSNLHEAQLNLKLLSPIGITKAFESDELHKYYGFQVKNKLPEKLKELIDPNRFNLILHPKSQGSAKEWGLKNFQELISILPQNQFKLFISGTETEKELIGNDLDLNHPNVISLLGKLNLEEFISFIGSSDGLIAASTGPLHIASSLGINAIGLYSSRRPIHPGRWKPLGLKAQAIVYSPKCEQCAKGEDCDCITKISPQIIMDLLLKLNPKNK